Below is a genomic region from Vulgatibacter sp..
GCCGAGGCTGCAACTCCGACCGACGTCGTATATGACCTCGTCTTCACAGAGACAGCTGGCGAGCCGAGCTCTCGTGACGCCGGATTCCTCTGGAATCCGATCTCGCTGCCCTTCGACGCCCCTTCTCAGGGTTGCGCTGGCTACCATGACATGAAAGTGGGCCTCAGCAACGCCGGCCACACTGGGTTCCCTGCATCCGACTTCGTGGTGGTGCGGGCGTCTGGATGCGCTGGCGGCGACAAGCTCATCGCGTTCAACAGCCTCAGCTCGTACAACCGCGCGTTTGACGTTGGTACGATCTCCTCGACGAATCCGGAGTTTGCAGTCTACGAAGACCAGATCGCCTGGATCGATCCGCTCGGGGATCTGCGATGGGTTCGGGCCGACATGGGCCAGCTCGCGGTCCTGACGAACGAGTCGGAACCCAACGACACCATCCTCATTCCCAACGCTCTCATGCCGTCGTGGTTCGGGCAGGGAATTGCAGGCAATGCCGACGTCGACTACTGGAGCTTCGAGGGTGAGGCGGGTAAGCACTACGACGTGATGACGTCGACGCAATCGCCTCGAGAGTGGTGCCAGAGCTACCCCGCTGGTGATACCTACATCACGGTCTTCGATCCGCAAGGCTACGAGCTCTTTTCGGTCGATGACGGTAACGGCTACTGCGCTGCAGCTGATTTCATTGCTGCCTCGGATGGTACCTACTACGTCGCGGTCACTGCATCTCCCAACCATACGACGACCTACACTACGGGTACCTACTATCTCACGGTTGACGTGCTGTAGCGTCTGCCAGGCGTAGGCCCGGCTTGAGCTGGGTCTACGCCTGGCTCGTCATTCGCCGAAGGGAGCTGAAGATGCCTCGCCATCCCGGCCTTTTGATCGCCCTGGCAGTCGTCCTTGGTGTCGGCTGCAGCAGCCCGCGTGAGCCCATCGACGGCTTGGCGGGTTCCGGTGGGAGTGGTGGCACCGCCGGGCATCCTGCTGGTGGTTCGGGCGGAGGAGGGATGGGCGGTGGTGGCTCGGGCGGAGCAGGCGGTGCTGGTGGAGCCGGCGGGATGATCGAGCCCTGTGGCAATGGGCAACTCGATGCGGGGGAGGATTGCGACGGCGATGACTTCGCCGGCGTCACCTGCAGCTCGCTCGGCTTCGATGGCGGCGAGCTCGCCTGTGCAACCGACTGCTCGTTCTCGACTGCAGCGTGTACTCGCACCGAGCGGTGCGACTCCGGCGTGGACGAAGACGGCGACAGCCTCGTCGACTGCGAAGACGACGATTGCTTTAATGACGCAGCCTGCCCCCGCTGCGGCGACGGCAGAATCAACCAGGACAGCGAAGAATGCGACGGCACAAACGTGCCCGCCTACTGCGCGGACTTCGGACACACGCTCGGCCGCGTGACGTGCAACGACGATTGCACCCTCGATACCACCGGTTGCGGCGACCCGGAAAGTTGTGGTTCCGGTACGGACGAGGACCGGGACGGTCTCGTTGATTGCGAGGACTCGGATTGCTCGCACCGATACGAGTGCCCGGTATGCGGAAACGGTGTGGTACAGCAAGGTGAGGGATGCGATGGATCCTTTACCGCCAGCTGCACGGAATTCGGCTTCGACGGCGGGGCGCTCGTCTGCGGAAGCGACTGCGAGTTCGACACGAGCGCCTGCCGCGACGCCATCTGTGGCGACACGCTGATCGAAGGCGCGGAGCGGTGCGACGACGGCAACACGTTGGACGGCGACGGCTGCAGCAGCGTCTGTGCGATCGAGGGCGACGTTTGCGCCGAGGCGCTCGCGCTGGCCCCCGATGCCACCATCGGCGGCTGGTCCCTCGACGGGACGACAGCGGGGCGGTTTGCCGATTATCCGGCAACCTGCGCAGACACCACCGGCGTGCCGGATGCGGTCCTCTCCTTTACCGCCCCAACCGACGGCCGCTACTACGTTGCTGTCGAGGCGGCGTACGACATCGTGCTCCGTGGCTGGCAGGACGCCTGCGACGGCCAGGTGCCGCTGCGCTGCATGAACGAAGAGGGGCCAGGCGTTGCCGAGGGCATCGAGGTCGAGATCGCCGCGGGCGAGACGGTGTACTTCGTGGCGAGCGGTATAGCCGGGCTCCCTGAAGGCGTCGCGAATAGCGGACCGTTCCATGCCACGGCAGTGCAGGTCACCTGCAACGACGGCATCATCGAAGGCTGGGAGCAGTGCGAAGACGGAAACACGGTCGCCGGCGACGGATGCAGTCCGCTCTGCCGCTGGGAAGGCGACACCTGCGCAGACGCCGTCAATCTGAATGTCATCGGCGAGGAGGAGCCGGGCACGTGGTTCTGGCGATCGACGACCCAACGCTTCTGGCCCGACTACAGCGGCAGCTGCAATACAACCGCAGCGAGGGATGGAGTCGCGCGCTTCGAGGCGCCGGCTTCCGGCCTGTATCGCTTGATGCTTCTCCCCAGCTTCGACGCGTCGCTCTACCTCTGGGACGGCGCTTGCACCCAGGCAGCGTCTGAACTTGCATGCTCCAGCGTCTCTCCGGCGCCGCCGCCCACCGGGCAGTTTGGTCCAGTCATCTTCCTCGACGTCAACCTCGCGGCCGGCCAGATCATCTATCCTGTCGTAGACGGCAATTCGACCAGCGACGATGTGTGGGGCTGGTTCATGCTTGCGATCCAACCTGTTGCATGCGGCGACGGGGTAATCGCTTACCTCGAGTCATGCGACGATGGGAACAACGTAGATGGTGACGGCTGCTCTTCTAGTTGCAGCTTTGAAGGGCAGAGTGAGACCGAGCCGAACGATTCGCTTGCGACAGCCGACCTGCTGGCGGTGGGCGAACTCGGCATGGGGACACTCGAGCAGCCCCCCGCTGTCGACGCAGACTATTGGACCTTCAACGCAACCGCTGGGCAGACGTACGACATCTGGACACGAGACAGATTTACGGGCGCCTGCGCCGAGCCGGAGCGCAACGACACACATTTGCGCCTTTACGATTCCGCCGGCGCATTCGTCGCCGAAAACGATAACATCAGTGTTACCAATCGCTGCTCGCGTATCATCTGGACGCCCCTGATATCCGGCCAGTACTTCGTCGAAGTCACCACTGCCGGCACCCCGACCATGGTCGGCCCACTCGTTGCTACCACCAGGACGTTCTACGTCCTATCTATGGACGAGCAGTGAGGCGCTGCGCGGGCCTGCACGTCGCCGCAGCGGCGCCGGGCCCGCCGTCCACCGAGAGGCCGGGCCTTGGGCGCCCTGCAAGGTGCGGCTGCGTCGGAAGGTGCCCCCGTGGGCGACCGGGCGCGTGCTGCAAGGTGGCTGCAGGTGATCACCTTCGAGGAGGAGGTGATCACCATGGCCAACGAAAACCAGCAGCAGGGACGGCCCTCGCGGGCCACACCGGAGATCCGGCAGCAGCGCCACGAGTCGCGCGCCGGCTCGACCTACAAGGCCTTCATCAAGGAGCTCTGCGCCATCGGCAACCTCGACGAGGAGTTGGCGGAGTGCGCGGCGGTCTCCGTGCTCTGCGGACTCGAGCAGCGCGTGATGGGCGAGGAGGCGGCGGACCTCGAGGCGCAGCTCCCCTCGAAGCTGCGGGAGCTCGTCACCCGCTGCGCCTTCCACGAGGGCAAGCCGCGGACGAAATTCGGCAGGGACGACTTCTTCCAGATGGTCGCCGACGACCTGAAGAAGAATGTGGACGAGGTGGAGCCGATCGTCCGGGCGGTCCTCACCACGGTGCGCGCGCAGGTCTCCGAGGGCGAAGCCGAGGACTTCGGCAACATGCTCCCCCCCGATCTGCGCTCGCTCTGGGCGCGGCCGTCCTGACGTCCCTGCGGAGGCGCCAGGTACTTTCCCGACGGCAGGAGCGGCCGCTGCGGTAGATTCCTCCGCCGTGCGTCGCTCCTCCCTGCCCCTGCTCCGCTGTCCCCGCTGCCGCCGCGGCCCGCTCCTCGCCGAAAGCGACGGCGAGGCGATCCACTTCGGCCCGGCACGTTGCGCCAGCTGCGCTGCGGTCTACCCGATCGCCGAGGGGATCCTCGACCTCGCCGGGGGCGAGACCAGGCCGAGGCGCTCCCTCGCCCAATGGCTGATGGAGTCGACCGTCGTCGCCCGTGCCTACGAGCGCAGCGTTCGCCCCTTCTTCGCCGGGCTCGACGCCGAGAGCGAGCAGCTCCTGCTCCGCGCCCTGCTCGCCCCGCAGGCCGGCGAGGCGATCCTCGATCTCTCCTGCGGCTCCGGGATCCACGCCTGCCGGATGGCCCACGACACGGGCGAGCTCCGCGTCCTCGGCCTCGACCGCTCCGCGCCGATGCTCCACGAAGCGGCCCACCATCTCACCGAGGCGGGCACCACCGTCGATCTGATCCGCGGCGAGGCAGCGGACCTGCCCTTCGGCGATGCGAGCCTCGACGCCGTGCTCAACGTCGCCTCGCTCCACCTCTACCCCGATCCCGCCGCGGTGCTGCGGCAGGTCGCCAGGGTCCTCGTGCCCGGTGGCCGCCTGGTCTGCGCCACCCTCCTCCCGGAGCGGCTGCAGCCCCTCGACCGCCTCGAGGCCCGCGCCGGCGTCCACCGCTACGACGAGACGACGCTCCGCTCGCTCTGCGAGAGCGCCGGCCTGCAGCGCTTCGAGCGGATCCGCCTCGCCCCCTGGATCGTCTTCCGCGCCGAGCGCGCCTGATCCCACCCATTGCAGCAGCTCTGCTGATGCCGCGGTGCGGCAGCGCAATGCCCTGTACCTCGGGGAGGGAAGGTGTATTGTGCGCGACACTTAAGGGGTGCCTACACACGAAGTCGTCGGTACCCCAAGCGAACGCACATCCTGAGAGGCGAAGCAGATGGCCACGAATCTGGGAAGCGGCGGCAGGATCAAGCGGCAGGACGCGCTGGACTACCACTCCTCCGGAAGGCCCGGAAAGATCGAGGTGATCCCCACCAAGGCGGTGAGCAGCGCCCGCGATCTCTCCCTGGCCTACTCGCCCGGCGTCGCCGAGCCCTGCCTCGACATCGCGAAGGACGAGGACCTCTCCTACAAGTACACCGCCCGCGGCAACCTCGTGGCGGTGATCTCCAACGGCACCGCGGTCCTCGGCCTCGGCGACATCGGTCCCCACGCGGGCAAGCCGGTGATGGAGGGCAAGGGCGTCCTCTTCAAGAAGTTCGCCGACATCGACGTCTTCGATCTCGAGATCTCCTCGAAGTCGGTGGACGAGATGTTCCAGGTGATCAAGGCGCTCGAGCCCACCTTCGGCGGCATCAACCTCGAAGACATCAAGTCGCCTGAGTGCTTCGAGCTCGAGGAGCGCCTCAAGGCGGAGATGAACATCCCCGTCTTCCACGACGACCAGCACGGCACCGCGATCATCTCCGGCGCCGCCCTCCTCAACGCCCTCGAGCTCACCGGCCGGAAGATCGAGGACGTGCGCGTGGTGGTGAGCGGCGCCGGCGCCTCGGCGATCGCCTGCTCGAAGTTCTATTTCTCCCTCGGCGTGCGGCGCGAGAACCTCATGATGGTCGACACCAAGGGTGTGATCTTCGAGGGCCGCACCGAGGGCATGAACGAGTACAAGCGCCAGTTCGCGGTCCACACCGACTGCCGCACCCTCGCCGACGCGATGAAGGGCGCCGACGTCTTCCTCGGCCTCTCGGTGAAGGGCCTCGTCGACCAGGACATGATCCGCTCGATGGCGAAGAACCCGATCGTCTTCGCCCTCGCCAACCCCGATCCGGAGATCAGCTACCCGGAGGCGGTGGAGGCCCGCGACGACGTGATCATGGCCACCGGCCGCAGCGACTATCCCAACCAGGTGAACAACGTCCTCGGCTTCCCCTTCATCTTCCGCGGCGCCCTCGACGTGCGCGCGAAGGCGATCACCGAGGGGATGAAGATGGCCGCCGCCCGCGCCCTCGCCGAGCTGGCGCGGCAGGAGGTCCCCGAGACGGTGCTGCGCGCCTACGGCGGCGAGCCGATCTCCTTCGGCCCCCGCTACATCATCCCCACGCCCTTCGACGATCGCGTGCTCCTCTGGGTGGCGCCCGCCGTAGCCGAGGCAGCGATGAAGGACGGCGTCGCCCGCATCGAGCTCGACCTGGAGGAGTACACCGAGCGCCTCCGCCGGATGCAATCGCGCTCCTACGGCGTGATGCGCGCGGTGATCGAGAAGGCGAAGAAGCAGCCGGTGCGCCTCGTCTTCGCCGAGGGCAACACCACCAAGGTGCTGCAGGCCTGCTCGATCCTCGCCGAGGACGGGATCTGCGTGCCCGTCCTGCTCGGGCCCGAGGACGAGATCCGGCAGATGATCCGGGACCAGAAGCTCGAGGAGCTCGAAGGCGTCACCGTCGTCGATCCCGACCGCTCGCCCGACTTCGACCGCTACGTCGACACGTTCTGGAAGCTGCGCGAGCGCAAGGGGATCAGCCAGCGGGTGGCGAAGAAGCTGGTGCGCACCCGCTCCACCTTCGGCTCGATGATGCTCCTCGACGGCAAGGCCGACGGCATGGTCATCGGCCACACCATGGCCTACCCGGAAGCGATCCGCGCGCCGCTGCAGCTCATCCGCACCGCCGAGGAGCGCACCGCCGCCGGCGTCTACGTGGTGGTGACCAACACCGGTTTCAAATTCTTCGCCGACTGCACGGTGAACGCCGACCCCACCGCGGCGGAGCTCTCCGACATCGCCGAGCGGACCGCGGAGCTCGCCCGCTACTTCGACGTGGAGCCGCGGATCGCGATGCTCTCCTACGGCAACTTCGGCTCCTCGCCGAGCGAGAGCCCGCGGAAGATGGCGGAGGCCACCCGGCTGCTCAAGGAGAAGCGCCCCGACCTCATGGTCGACGGCGAGATGCAGGTGGACACCGCCCTCGTGCCCGAGCTGCGCGAGGAGCTCTTCCCCTTCTCCACCCTGGAGAGCGAGGCCAACGTCCTCGTCTTCCCCAACCTCGACGCCGCCAACATCGGCTACAAGCTCCTCGCCCGCATGGCCGGCGCGGAGCTGGTCGGCCCCATCCTCCTCGGGATGAACAAGGCGGTGAACGTGCTGCAGCTCGGCGCCAGCGTCAGCGACATCGTGAACCTGGCGGCGATCACCGCGCTCAAGGCGCAGGGGCAGGACTTCAAGTTCTGATCCCGACCGCCGGCCTTTCGGCGAGAGGACGCGCCCGCAGTCGAACGGCTGCGGGCGCGTCTCGTTTTTCTGCCCGGAAATCGCATGCTTTCTTGACCCGGCGGGATCCACCGCCTAGCGTCGTGGGATCGATGAGCAAGAAGGACGTAGACGCACGCAAGGCATTGGAGATCCTCCAGGACGCAGCCCTCGATCTGCGGGCGGTGGCGGAGCGTCTCTGCGTCTCGCCCGAGGCGGTGGACGAGGCCCGTTACCTCGCCGACGAGATGGAGCAGGCAGCGGTCGACGCGATCCTCGCCATGCCCCCGGTCCTCGGCCGCGCCCTGCTCTGGGCGTCGATTCCGCGCAGCAGGCAGGACGTGCTCGCAGCGGCGGTCGCCGAGGGCGAGAAGGAAGTGCAGCGCGAGGCCAAGCGCATCGCCCACAACCTCAAGCAGAAGGGCGTGGAGATCGCGCTGCCCACGAAGGCCGTGGAGCAGCCCCGCCCCGCGGCGGAGGCGCCCGTTGCGGAGCCGCCGGTCTTCCTCTCCAGCCTCGACGGCAACGGCGAGCGCGCGGTCTTCTGGACCCGCAACCTCCCTGGCCGCGGCATCGAGCTGGCCCAGCTGGTGATCTCCGACGAGCGGGGCATCGTCGACCTGCTCCTCGGCGAGCTCTCCCGCAAGCGCTTCCGCGAGCTGGTCGACGAGCTGCCCCGGCGCGGCGGCGTCACCATCCGCGAAGTCTCCCGCGGCGACGCGCGGCAGGTCCTCGACCGCGCCCGGGTCGCGGCCCGGGAGACCGGCAACGTCCCCGCCCACTATCCCGCCTGGGCAGCGCAGGTGCTGGGGCCGGCGCCCGCGTCGGCGCCGCCGCCGCTGGCGCCGAAGGGCGAGGGGCAGCCCCTGCCCGATCCCGCCGTGCTCGGCGAGCTGGTCACCGAGAGCCACGAGCTCTTCTCCGAACCCGAGCTCGCCCGCTGGTCGCCTGGCGATGAGGCCCTCCGCAGCTGCGCCGCTGCGGTGGAAGCCGCCTCCTCGTCCAACCTCTACCTGGACGACGTGCAGCGGCAGGAGGGCGTGCGCGCCGCGATCGAGCGCTGTGCCGAGGGCTTCTTCGACGGCCGCCGCCGCACCATCTGGGCGGCACGCCTGCTGGACACCGGCAGGCTCTTCGAGGAGACGGGGCGCAACCACGCGGCGAAGATCGCCTCGGCCACCGCCCGCATCCTCGTCTCCGGCGCACCGCTCGCCGGCATCCCCTTCGCCACCCAGCTCTTCGCGCGGCTCTTCCTGAGGCAGCGCCCCGCGCAGCAGCAGCAGAGCGCGAGCTCCGTCCTGCTGCCGGGCGAGGCAGGGGTCGGGGCACCGGAGCGCACCGGCGAGACGGAGACGCCCGCCGACATCGTCATCCCCGACTGATCAGCGGTACCAGGTTTCGCCCGGCGCCCAGGAGAGGAGCAGGTCCAGGTTGTCCCGCTCCCAGGCCCTCGCGCTCTCGTAATCCGGGTAGCCCTGCTCGTCCGCACAGAACTCCAGCGTGTGCACGCACCGCTTTCCGCCCCGGCGGCTCACGCCGTGGCGGTGGTGCAGCATTTCGTGGAAGACGATCCAGGCCACGAAGAAGCGCGGCACCGCCGCCTGGTCGAGGGCCGGGTGGATCCGGATCAGCCGTGCGTCGGCGGAGTACGATCCCAGCTTGATCGATTTGCGCGGCAGCGCCGCCCGGGGCGCCGGCCCCCAGGTGATCGCGCAATCGATCTTCCCCTCGAAATGGCGCTCGTTCAGCGCCGCGAGGATCTCGTGGAGATCATGGTGGCGCCCGCGCGGCCGGATCCGCACCCGCTGCCTGCGCACGTGGGCGGGCACCCGGCGGATGAGCCGGCGGTGCCGCTGGATGAAGCGATCGAGCGCAGAGGAGGCGTCCGGATCCGATCCACGGATGTAGCGGGCGAGCGCCTCCACCACCGGGTCCGGGGCGAGCAGGAACATGTGGTGCAATCGCACCTCCAGCACGCCGTCCTGCCGGGAGAAGGAGAGCATGGTGTGGACGTTGTCGGTCACCCGCACCCGCAGCGCCTGCGCCACCCTGCCCCGCAGGCGGCGCTGGAGCGCCTCACGCCACATCGCCTCCAGGGGCGCGCCGAGAATCGCCCGCGTGCTGGCGGTCGCGCGTGCGGTGCGGCCCGGGGCTGCCGGCGCCCGGCGCCTGCGCTGCCCCCGATCTGGACGACCCGACCGTGCCATCCCTCTCCTCCATCCCCTGGAAGAAAGGGTAGGGATCGTGTCGTTCGTGCACAGCCACCTGCGCGACGTCCTCCCGCTCGGTGCCCTGTCTCCCCACCGGCCTGGCGAATGACGCCCCCTTGGGGGAGAGGGGTAGGACGACGTGGAAGGTGGAGCCCCTTCCCTCGACGCTCTCCGCCCAGATGCGGCCCCCGTGCCGGTCGACGATCTCCTTGCTGATGTAGAGGCCGAGCCCGAGGCCCCCGTAGGAGCGCGGCGTCACGTTGCTCGCGTGGAAGAAGCGATCGAAGAGGCGCGGCAGGTCGGCAGCCGGGATGCCGATCCCGTGATCCGCCACCGAGAGGTGGGCCTCCTCCCCCTTCCGCTCCAGCGCGACGGTGATCGCCCCACCTGCCGGGCTGAAGGTGAACGCGTTGTCGATCAGGATGTCGACGACCTGTGCCAGCCGGTTGCGCTCGCCTGCGACGACGAAGGCCGACGGCTCGAGGTCGAGCGTGAGGTGGTGGAGCGTCGAGCGGTCCCGGTACCCGCCGGCGGCATCCTCCACCAGCGCCCGTAGATCGACGAGCTCGCGCCGGGTGGCGAGGCGCGCCTCGCGGATCCGGGAGACGTCGAGGAGATCGTGGATGAGGCCGGTGAGCTTCTCCAGCGAGCGCCTCGCCCTGGCGAGGGCTTCGGGATCGATGCGCTGGCCTGCAGCAGCCCGCCGCTGCAGCGCCTGCAGGCGCATCGCCAGCGGCGTGAGCGGCGTCTTCAGCTCGTGGGAGGCGATGGTGAGGAAGTCGTCTCGGATGCGGATCGCCTCCTGCGCTTCGTGCAGCGCCCGTTCGCGCTCCTCCTCCGCCTCGATCCGCTCGGTCTCGTCCACGATCTGGCCGACCCACTCGCGCACGGTTCCGTCTGCCGCGCGGATCGGCACGCCGATCGCGACCATCTGCCGCCAGGCCCCATCGTGCCGGCGCAGCCGGTACCGCGCACGCGCCGGTGTCCCGTCGTGGAGCGCGCGGCTCCATACCTGCGCCAACGGCCCCACGTCCTCGGGATGCACCGCCTCCATCCAGCGGAGGCTGTGGAACGTCTCGGCGCTCTGCCCGGTGAACCGGCACCACGCCGCTTCTCCGAGCACCGGGATCCCTTCCGCATTGGTGGTGTAGATGATGTCGGCGGTCGATTCGGCCAGCACCCGCAGACGCTCCTCGCTCTGCCGCAGCGCCGCCTCCTGGCGCCGGCGCTCGGTGATGTCGGCGACGATGGCCGAGACGCCGAGTGGCGGCCTGCCTTCCGCTGCGATGGGGAAGTAGGTGACCAGCCAGACGCGGTGCTCGCCGGAGCCCGGGGTCTTCCCTTCGACTTCGACGTTGATTTCAGGCTGGCCGGTGAGGAGGGCCTGCTCGAGGTGCCGTTCGATCTCCGCGCCCAGGGTGGATAGCAGCTCCCCGGGCCTGCGGCCGATCATCTCCGCGCTGGGCATTCCGTTGATCGCGGCGAGGGCGTCGTTGGCCTCGAGGAAGCGCAGCTCCCGATCGTGCAGCGCGATCCCGACGGGCGCGTTCTGCAGCAGCGTGTGCAATTGGGCGAGGGCCTCCTCCTTGCGCGCGAAGGCGAGTCGCCGCCCCGCCTCGACCGCAGCCAGGATGAATCCGGAGATCTGGGCGAGGGAGAGGTAGGCCGCCTGGTACGTGATCCGGATCCACGGGGGGCTCTGCAGCACGATCGATTCACCCTCGAAGGTGCGCCACACGATGGCCGCGGAGAGGACGACGATCGTCCAGGCGACGCCCCGCGCGCCGAAGCGGAGGGCCGCCCAACCGATCAGCGGAAAGATGATGCTGCCCAGCAGCACGAGCTGCACGGGCGGCGCCGGGACCATGAACGAGGCGAGGGTGAGGCAGACCGCGACGACCAGCAGGGCGAGCGCCTCCGTCCTCCGCCTCGCCGGAACCCAGCGCTCCCCGGGCAGCGGTGCGGTGAGCAGCAGCGGCGCCATGGAGAGCTGCCCGAGGGCGTACGCCCCGAGCCACCCGGCGGGCCGGAAGATGGGCACCTCCCCTGGCCACAGCGCCCAGGCGACGAGGCAGAGCCCCCCGCCGACGAGCCCGGGGACGAGGACGCCGAGGAGCACCCAGGAGGCGATGTCGCGGAGGCTCTCGAGGTTCGGACGCCCGGTGTGGCGGACGAGGAGCGCGGCGCCCACGAGCGGCGGAAGGATCGAGGAGATCCCCCACAGCGTCGGCGCCAGCGGCACCGGGCCCATCTGCAGGCCGAGCAGGCCGGCGAGGAGTAGGCCGACCAGGAGCGCGCCGAGCTGCGTGCCGAGCAACGCAGGCCAGACCCGCCGGGGAGCCCGGACCAGTATGCCGAGCACGAGGCCACCTGCAGGGGCCCAGAGTGGCACGATCTCGCCCGGACGATAGGGGCCGGCGAAGGCGAAGAGGGTCAGGAGGACGTACGCCAGCGCGAAGGCGCTCGCCCTGGCCACCAGGCCCCCTCCTTCCCAGCCTCGTCTCTCCATCACCCCCCACCTGCCCGCCAACGCTATGCACGGGAGACGGCACGCGTTTCCTGCCGGAGCTCCCCGACCAGGACCG
It encodes:
- a CDS encoding PPC domain-containing protein, whose translation is MENKPGLAFVDSATNENLLWDPASATFRPFPITLDRAAARCVWGGQVLFCEDDNDSIPGYPLDGVQAYDFSQAVTQATWALQGNGAPQGLVEASGDAAVLAPPGTGEIRHLSFASSGTALQSSVVAGSSRDAHPVVGDNYVFYQEKDSTNGVWYLKAWEVATAATTSATLAEAATPTDVVYDLVFTETAGEPSSRDAGFLWNPISLPFDAPSQGCAGYHDMKVGLSNAGHTGFPASDFVVVRASGCAGGDKLIAFNSLSSYNRAFDVGTISSTNPEFAVYEDQIAWIDPLGDLRWVRADMGQLAVLTNESEPNDTILIPNALMPSWFGQGIAGNADVDYWSFEGEAGKHYDVMTSTQSPREWCQSYPAGDTYITVFDPQGYELFSVDDGNGYCAAADFIAASDGTYYVAVTASPNHTTTYTTGTYYLTVDVL
- a CDS encoding DUF4215 domain-containing protein — protein: MIEPCGNGQLDAGEDCDGDDFAGVTCSSLGFDGGELACATDCSFSTAACTRTERCDSGVDEDGDSLVDCEDDDCFNDAACPRCGDGRINQDSEECDGTNVPAYCADFGHTLGRVTCNDDCTLDTTGCGDPESCGSGTDEDRDGLVDCEDSDCSHRYECPVCGNGVVQQGEGCDGSFTASCTEFGFDGGALVCGSDCEFDTSACRDAICGDTLIEGAERCDDGNTLDGDGCSSVCAIEGDVCAEALALAPDATIGGWSLDGTTAGRFADYPATCADTTGVPDAVLSFTAPTDGRYYVAVEAAYDIVLRGWQDACDGQVPLRCMNEEGPGVAEGIEVEIAAGETVYFVASGIAGLPEGVANSGPFHATAVQVTCNDGIIEGWEQCEDGNTVAGDGCSPLCRWEGDTCADAVNLNVIGEEEPGTWFWRSTTQRFWPDYSGSCNTTAARDGVARFEAPASGLYRLMLLPSFDASLYLWDGACTQAASELACSSVSPAPPPTGQFGPVIFLDVNLAAGQIIYPVVDGNSTSDDVWGWFMLAIQPVACGDGVIAYLESCDDGNNVDGDGCSSSCSFEGQSETEPNDSLATADLLAVGELGMGTLEQPPAVDADYWTFNATAGQTYDIWTRDRFTGACAEPERNDTHLRLYDSAGAFVAENDNISVTNRCSRIIWTPLISGQYFVEVTTAGTPTMVGPLVATTRTFYVLSMDEQ
- a CDS encoding DUF2267 domain-containing protein, yielding MITFEEEVITMANENQQQGRPSRATPEIRQQRHESRAGSTYKAFIKELCAIGNLDEELAECAAVSVLCGLEQRVMGEEAADLEAQLPSKLRELVTRCAFHEGKPRTKFGRDDFFQMVADDLKKNVDEVEPIVRAVLTTVRAQVSEGEAEDFGNMLPPDLRSLWARPS
- a CDS encoding methyltransferase domain-containing protein — its product is MRRSSLPLLRCPRCRRGPLLAESDGEAIHFGPARCASCAAVYPIAEGILDLAGGETRPRRSLAQWLMESTVVARAYERSVRPFFAGLDAESEQLLLRALLAPQAGEAILDLSCGSGIHACRMAHDTGELRVLGLDRSAPMLHEAAHHLTEAGTTVDLIRGEAADLPFGDASLDAVLNVASLHLYPDPAAVLRQVARVLVPGGRLVCATLLPERLQPLDRLEARAGVHRYDETTLRSLCESAGLQRFERIRLAPWIVFRAERA
- a CDS encoding PAS domain S-box protein, which translates into the protein MARASAFALAYVLLTLFAFAGPYRPGEIVPLWAPAGGLVLGILVRAPRRVWPALLGTQLGALLVGLLLAGLLGLQMGPVPLAPTLWGISSILPPLVGAALLVRHTGRPNLESLRDIASWVLLGVLVPGLVGGGLCLVAWALWPGEVPIFRPAGWLGAYALGQLSMAPLLLTAPLPGERWVPARRRTEALALLVVAVCLTLASFMVPAPPVQLVLLGSIIFPLIGWAALRFGARGVAWTIVVLSAAIVWRTFEGESIVLQSPPWIRITYQAAYLSLAQISGFILAAVEAGRRLAFARKEEALAQLHTLLQNAPVGIALHDRELRFLEANDALAAINGMPSAEMIGRRPGELLSTLGAEIERHLEQALLTGQPEINVEVEGKTPGSGEHRVWLVTYFPIAAEGRPPLGVSAIVADITERRRQEAALRQSEERLRVLAESTADIIYTTNAEGIPVLGEAAWCRFTGQSAETFHSLRWMEAVHPEDVGPLAQVWSRALHDGTPARARYRLRRHDGAWRQMVAIGVPIRAADGTVREWVGQIVDETERIEAEEERERALHEAQEAIRIRDDFLTIASHELKTPLTPLAMRLQALQRRAAAGQRIDPEALARARRSLEKLTGLIHDLLDVSRIREARLATRRELVDLRALVEDAAGGYRDRSTLHHLTLDLEPSAFVVAGERNRLAQVVDILIDNAFTFSPAGGAITVALERKGEEAHLSVADHGIGIPAADLPRLFDRFFHASNVTPRSYGGLGLGLYISKEIVDRHGGRIWAESVEGRGSTFHVVLPLSPKGASFARPVGRQGTEREDVAQVAVHERHDPYPFFQGMEERDGTVGSSRSGAAQAPGAGSPGPHRTRDRQHAGDSRRAPGGDVA